Part of the Nocardioides perillae genome is shown below.
GGCGTGAAGGTCGCCCTGATGGTGACGTGCGTCAACGACGCGATGTTCCCCGAGACCGGCAAGGCGGTCGTGCGGCTGCTGGAGCGGCTGGGGGTCGAGGTCGACTTCCCGGCGGCGCAGACCTGCTGCGCCCAGCCGATGGTCAACACCGGCTACCTCGACGAGGCGGTGCCGGTGGTCCGCACGTTCGTGGAGGCGTTCGACGGCTACGACGCGGTCGTGACGCCGTCGGGCTCGTGCGCGGGGTCGGCCCGCCACCAGCACGCGATCGTCGCGCGCCGCTCGGGCGACCCGGCGCTCGCCGCCGCGGTGGAGCGGACCGCGCCGCGGACCTACGAGCTGTCGGAGTTCCTCGTCGACGTGCTCGGCGTGGTGGACGTCGGCGCCTACTTCCCGCACACCGTGACCTACCACCCGACCTGCCACTCGCTGCGGATGCTGGGCGTCGGTGACCGGCCCCGGCGGCTGCTCGAGGCCGTGCGGGGGCTGCGGCTCGTCGAGCTCCCGGGCGCGGCGGAGTGCTGCGGCTTCGGCGGCACCTTCGCGGTGAAGAACAGCGACACGTCGATCG
Proteins encoded:
- a CDS encoding (Fe-S)-binding protein, which gives rise to MVTCVNDAMFPETGKAVVRLLERLGVEVDFPAAQTCCAQPMVNTGYLDEAVPVVRTFVEAFDGYDAVVTPSGSCAGSARHQHAIVARRSGDPALAAAVERTAPRTYELSEFLVDVLGVVDVGAYFPHTVTYHPTCHSLRMLGVGDRPRRLLEAVRGLRLVELPGAAECCGFGGTFAVKNSDTSIAMGADKARHVRGTGAEVLVAGDNSCLVHVGGVLSRQQAGVRVVHLAEVLASTEEDAADEPPQTSPATAVGRAPLQGERTP